Proteins from one Legionella taurinensis genomic window:
- the ftsA gene encoding cell division protein FtsA: MAKKSEKNIITGLDIGTSKVVALVGEITADGTIEVIGIGRHPSRGLKRGVVVDIEATVNSIQRAVQEAELMAGCEVRTVFAGIAGSHIRSLNSHGIVAIRDQEVSQADVERVIDAAKAVAIPADQKILHILPQEFIIDNQGSIREPAGMAGVRLEARVHIVTGAVSAAQNIAKCVRRCGLEVSDIILEQLASSHAVLTDDEKELGVCLIDIGGGTTDIVVFAEGAIQYTAVIPIAGDQVTNDIAMALRTPTKAAEAIKVKHACAMPELASANEMIEVTSMNDNRPGRKISAKALSDVVSARYEELFTLVRNELRRSGFEQRLAAGMVMTGGGSSVMGAIELAEMCFEMPVRHGCAHHVSGLAEATVNPSLATGVGLLLHGYQQQYEGGYAVPALNVSGKGLWSRMREWFQGNF; the protein is encoded by the coding sequence ATGGCAAAAAAATCAGAAAAAAACATCATCACCGGTTTGGATATTGGCACCTCAAAAGTTGTTGCCTTAGTGGGCGAAATCACGGCTGACGGAACCATTGAAGTCATCGGCATAGGGCGCCACCCTTCCCGCGGCCTCAAACGAGGCGTGGTGGTGGACATTGAGGCCACGGTCAATTCCATTCAACGTGCCGTCCAGGAAGCAGAATTAATGGCGGGCTGTGAAGTCCGTACGGTGTTTGCCGGAATTGCCGGCAGTCATATCCGCAGCCTCAATTCGCACGGCATTGTCGCCATCCGCGATCAGGAAGTGTCGCAGGCGGATGTCGAGCGGGTGATTGATGCGGCCAAGGCCGTTGCCATCCCTGCGGATCAGAAAATTCTCCACATTCTGCCCCAGGAATTCATTATTGATAATCAGGGAAGCATTCGTGAGCCCGCTGGCATGGCCGGTGTCCGGCTTGAGGCACGGGTTCACATTGTGACGGGTGCCGTCAGTGCCGCGCAAAACATTGCCAAATGCGTGCGCCGTTGCGGACTTGAAGTCAGTGACATTATCCTTGAACAGTTAGCCTCCAGTCATGCCGTCTTAACGGATGACGAAAAGGAATTGGGCGTTTGCCTGATTGATATCGGCGGCGGGACAACCGACATTGTTGTTTTTGCCGAAGGGGCCATCCAGTACACGGCGGTCATTCCTATCGCCGGCGACCAGGTCACCAATGACATTGCCATGGCGTTGCGGACACCAACCAAGGCGGCGGAAGCCATCAAGGTTAAACATGCCTGTGCCATGCCTGAGCTGGCCAGTGCCAATGAAATGATTGAAGTCACCAGCATGAATGATAACCGCCCTGGCCGTAAAATTTCAGCCAAGGCTTTGTCTGATGTCGTGTCCGCCCGCTACGAGGAATTATTTACCTTAGTCAGAAATGAATTGCGCCGCAGCGGGTTTGAGCAGCGTTTGGCGGCCGGCATGGTCATGACCGGCGGCGGTTCAAGCGTCATGGGCGCTATCGAGTTGGCGGAAATGTGTTTTGAAATGCCGGTACGCCATGGGTGTGCTCACCATGTGTCAGGATTGGCAGAAGCGACAGTAAACCCTTCTTTAGCAACAGGAGTTGGTTTATTATTGCACGGATACCAACAGCAGTATGAAGGCGGTTATGCAGTTCCGGCATTGAATGTCAGCGGTAAAGGGCTCTGGTCTCGCATGAGAGAATGGTTTCAAGGTAATTTTTAA
- the lpxC gene encoding UDP-3-O-acyl-N-acetylglucosamine deacetylase translates to MIKQRTPKKVIQATGVGLHSGEKVLLTLRPAPINTGIVFRRTDLNPPVEIPASYDNVGDTMLCTSLHRNGVKVATVEHLLSALAGLGIDNAYVDVNAPEIPIMDGSAAPFVFLIQSAGIREQSAAKRFIRILKPIRVEDKDKYVQFLPYNGYKISFTIDFDHPAFNGRPQKASFDFSDTSYVKEVCRARTFGFLSDYEKLRENDLAKGGSMDNAIVVDDYRVLNDDGLRFEGEFVAHKVLDAIGDLYLLGCGLIGAFEGYKSGHELNNRLLRELMVRQDAWEYTYFDAENYQPAVVPDFFPVEA, encoded by the coding sequence ATGATAAAACAAAGAACTCCTAAGAAAGTAATTCAAGCAACAGGTGTAGGCTTGCATTCAGGCGAAAAAGTTCTTCTTACTCTGCGCCCGGCACCCATCAATACCGGTATTGTTTTCAGACGCACTGATTTAAATCCACCCGTTGAAATCCCTGCTTCCTACGACAACGTGGGCGACACCATGCTCTGCACCTCGCTGCACCGTAACGGCGTGAAGGTTGCAACCGTTGAGCACTTGCTCTCAGCTCTGGCTGGATTGGGCATTGATAATGCCTATGTGGATGTCAATGCGCCGGAAATCCCCATCATGGATGGCAGTGCGGCTCCCTTTGTCTTTTTAATTCAATCCGCAGGAATCCGTGAACAGAGCGCTGCCAAGCGTTTTATCCGCATATTGAAACCCATTCGCGTGGAAGACAAGGACAAGTACGTGCAATTTTTGCCGTACAATGGCTATAAAATCTCATTTACCATCGATTTTGATCATCCGGCGTTTAACGGTCGGCCGCAAAAGGCGAGCTTCGATTTTTCCGATACGTCCTATGTCAAAGAAGTATGCCGTGCCAGAACTTTTGGCTTCTTGTCCGATTATGAAAAACTGCGTGAAAATGATTTGGCGAAAGGCGGCAGCATGGACAATGCCATCGTGGTAGACGATTACCGCGTGCTCAATGATGACGGCTTGCGCTTCGAAGGTGAGTTTGTCGCTCACAAGGTCCTTGATGCCATTGGCGATTTGTATTTATTGGGATGCGGCTTGATTGGCGCGTTCGAAGGCTACAAATCCGGGCATGAATTGAACAATCGCCTGCTCAGGGAATTGATGGTTCGTCAGGATGCCTGGGAATACACCTATTTTGATGCTGAAAATTACCAACCCGCGGTTGTCCCTGATTTCTTCCCTGTTGAAGCCTAA
- a CDS encoding PH domain-containing protein — MKEKADTNVVYEAGLHLVLFFWPAMLALAGMLLGIEFEQLKVLSLFVVLFALAWIGITWVTYHFSSLTIKKKQVILRTGVLVRQTVDIPLTKIETIDIRQSILGSLLRYGSLVITGTGGTRYLINYLDKPLTCRRYIEQLMNEQ, encoded by the coding sequence ATGAAGGAAAAAGCCGATACGAATGTTGTCTATGAAGCAGGACTCCATTTAGTCCTTTTTTTCTGGCCGGCGATGCTGGCATTGGCGGGCATGCTCCTCGGTATCGAGTTTGAACAATTAAAAGTCTTGTCTCTGTTCGTTGTTCTTTTCGCCTTAGCCTGGATAGGGATTACCTGGGTGACTTATCATTTTTCCTCTCTGACAATTAAAAAAAAGCAGGTGATATTGCGCACGGGCGTGCTGGTGCGCCAGACGGTGGATATTCCGCTGACTAAAATTGAAACCATAGACATTCGCCAGTCCATCTTAGGCAGTCTTTTACGCTATGGATCGCTCGTTATTACCGGGACAGGCGGAACACGCTATTTGATCAATTACCTGGATAAACCATTAACCTGTCGACGTTACATCGAACAATTAATGAATGAGCAATAA
- a CDS encoding DUF721 domain-containing protein: MRPVNQCLNKQLASLCEQSMKLSELNDKLTLYLSPSLRAHCTVGSFNRGCLVLALTDPAFATPLRYELPALRDRLRKEAGFYQLLSIQIKMIVPQVKLSPDIQRKCRPLSDKARAAIQQAGETCPYPPLQEALYKLAQDNKA; this comes from the coding sequence ATGCGCCCCGTTAATCAGTGCCTGAATAAGCAACTGGCTTCTCTCTGCGAGCAGAGCATGAAATTGAGTGAGTTGAATGACAAGCTGACCTTGTATTTAAGTCCTTCGCTTCGTGCTCATTGCACTGTGGGCAGTTTTAATCGCGGCTGTCTGGTATTGGCACTCACTGACCCTGCCTTTGCTACACCGCTTCGCTACGAGCTTCCGGCGTTGCGCGATCGATTGCGCAAAGAGGCGGGGTTTTATCAACTCCTCTCCATCCAGATTAAAATGATCGTGCCGCAAGTGAAATTGAGTCCGGATATCCAAAGAAAATGCCGGCCGCTCTCAGACAAGGCGCGTGCAGCCATTCAACAGGCGGGAGAAACCTGCCCTTATCCGCCGCTTCAGGAGGCACTTTACAAACTGGCACAGGACAATAAAGCCTAG
- the murB gene encoding UDP-N-acetylmuramate dehydrogenase has protein sequence MKTINGLNGQGVAFQGQLLSDEPLADYTTWRVGGLARQLYKPAGIDDLALFLKHLPSNEPLLWLGLGSNSLIRDSGFAGTVILTQGCLKEVSLVGDRLVRVEAGVSCATMARFCARNQLAGGEFWAGIPGTMGGALRMNAGCFGGETWQSVVEVETMTRHGERRVRKPSEFAIAYRHVAGLEDEWFIAATCRLSPGEKDKSLQMIKELLARRAETQPTNEYNCGSVFRNPTGNFAARLIEECGLKGKQLGGAVVSTKHANFIINHEGNASAHDIESLIELVQHTVHQQTAVELIREVHIIGD, from the coding sequence GTGAAAACAATCAACGGGTTAAATGGTCAGGGTGTTGCTTTTCAAGGGCAATTGCTCAGCGATGAGCCATTGGCAGACTATACCACCTGGCGGGTGGGTGGGCTTGCCCGTCAACTCTACAAGCCGGCTGGCATCGATGATCTGGCTCTGTTTTTAAAGCACCTGCCGAGCAATGAACCCTTGTTGTGGTTGGGGCTTGGAAGTAACTCCCTCATCCGCGACAGCGGGTTTGCAGGAACGGTGATCCTCACTCAGGGCTGCCTTAAAGAAGTCAGTCTGGTTGGCGATCGCCTCGTGCGTGTTGAGGCCGGCGTTTCCTGCGCCACCATGGCCCGTTTCTGCGCCAGGAATCAGTTAGCCGGCGGCGAATTCTGGGCCGGCATTCCAGGGACCATGGGCGGGGCTTTGCGTATGAATGCGGGCTGTTTCGGCGGTGAAACCTGGCAATCGGTTGTTGAGGTCGAAACCATGACCCGGCATGGCGAGAGACGGGTACGCAAACCGTCCGAATTCGCCATTGCCTATCGTCATGTCGCCGGACTGGAGGATGAATGGTTTATTGCGGCCACCTGCCGGCTTTCACCCGGCGAAAAAGATAAATCACTGCAGATGATTAAAGAGTTACTGGCTCGCCGTGCTGAAACGCAGCCGACGAATGAATACAATTGCGGCTCCGTATTCCGCAATCCCACCGGCAATTTTGCCGCTCGCCTCATTGAAGAATGCGGGTTGAAAGGAAAACAACTGGGGGGTGCTGTGGTATCCACCAAGCACGCTAACTTTATTATCAATCACGAAGGCAATGCGTCGGCGCATGACATTGAATCATTGATTGAACTGGTGCAACACACCGTTCATCAGCAGACCGCCGTCGAACTGATCCGTGAAGTACACATTATTGGAGACTAA
- a CDS encoding phosphotransferase, producing the protein MPTAAVNHWAMPFLPEPLVWVTSLSQGLQHHNELLRLQDGSLWVAKLFASSTWLGPTHADHLEFTEELAAVVATRLGLTQRALRPHPSGFLTPVGNRVGLLKPYCPGKIHERSSPHRAACSGRALAALHQLGFKHHLAQPFPAIEVDDASGLSGVSSLIDECNQQRNHRDHEWVVSHRDLHSHNVVWQDNKRLCLLDWESAGLIHPLVELLGLALNCAGVVEQRFEASLYTAVLTGYYERVSHRHKADDTLWCQIFHSWLLWYAYCLKQGKHQEAEAILTTVSHLQKLLPSLKAIYTTISET; encoded by the coding sequence ATGCCAACAGCTGCTGTAAATCATTGGGCGATGCCCTTCCTCCCTGAGCCTCTGGTGTGGGTGACCTCGTTAAGCCAAGGGCTTCAGCACCACAATGAGTTACTGCGGTTACAGGACGGTAGCCTGTGGGTGGCCAAATTGTTTGCTTCATCGACCTGGTTAGGTCCCACCCATGCCGATCATCTTGAATTCACAGAGGAATTGGCGGCGGTCGTCGCCACCCGTCTTGGGCTGACACAGCGTGCATTACGCCCGCATCCCTCCGGATTTCTTACCCCGGTCGGGAACCGGGTCGGTTTACTTAAACCCTATTGTCCCGGCAAAATCCATGAGCGGTCATCACCCCATCGGGCAGCCTGTTCAGGCAGAGCGCTGGCTGCCCTTCATCAATTGGGATTTAAGCATCATCTGGCGCAACCCTTTCCAGCCATCGAGGTTGATGACGCCTCCGGCTTGAGTGGGGTTTCTTCACTGATTGACGAATGCAATCAGCAACGCAATCACCGTGACCATGAATGGGTCGTCAGCCATCGCGACCTGCACAGCCATAACGTCGTCTGGCAGGACAACAAACGCCTGTGTCTGCTGGATTGGGAAAGTGCGGGTTTAATTCACCCGCTGGTGGAGTTGCTGGGCCTTGCACTGAATTGTGCCGGCGTGGTAGAACAACGCTTCGAAGCGTCGTTATACACAGCGGTGCTGACCGGTTATTATGAACGCGTATCGCACCGCCATAAAGCCGATGACACCCTGTGGTGCCAGATTTTCCATAGCTGGCTGCTCTGGTATGCCTACTGTCTGAAGCAGGGAAAACATCAAGAGGCCGAGGCGATCCTTACCACAGTCAGTCATTTACAGAAATTACTTCCTTCCCTGAAAGCAATCTACACCACGATAAGCGAGACGTGA
- a CDS encoding cell division protein FtsQ/DivIB, with protein sequence MDGSGKGQLGYAGVLTLLVACALFLGARLVYVFIADPGRFPVNTIKIAATYQHVSHQQLEEILSRYLDASFFSLSVNQLHAELSALEWAAQVEIERIWPDTLKITLVEKEPVATWNDAMLTRDGETFNGGQVDDSTLPHLRGPANQQQEVLQVYKKMSKILSIYGLHAASLEWRDNHAWDLTLANGVQLRLGKRDLEMRITRFCKAYPAVFADKPEQLASVDLRYPRGMAVQWKK encoded by the coding sequence ATGGACGGAAGCGGTAAGGGGCAGTTAGGTTATGCCGGCGTGCTGACGCTGTTGGTCGCCTGCGCGCTTTTTTTAGGGGCGCGGCTTGTCTATGTCTTTATCGCTGACCCTGGACGTTTTCCGGTCAATACCATTAAAATTGCGGCAACCTATCAGCATGTTTCCCATCAGCAACTGGAAGAAATACTATCCAGATACCTGGACGCGAGTTTTTTTTCCCTGTCGGTCAATCAATTGCATGCCGAATTAAGCGCCCTGGAGTGGGCAGCGCAGGTGGAAATAGAGCGAATTTGGCCGGACACCTTAAAAATTACGTTGGTTGAAAAAGAACCGGTGGCGACCTGGAATGATGCCATGCTAACCAGGGATGGCGAGACATTTAACGGGGGGCAGGTGGATGATTCTACTCTGCCTCATTTACGAGGTCCTGCGAATCAACAACAGGAAGTCTTACAAGTTTACAAAAAAATGAGTAAGATATTATCAATCTATGGCTTGCACGCCGCCTCGCTGGAATGGCGCGACAACCATGCTTGGGACCTCACTCTGGCAAATGGTGTACAGTTACGCCTGGGAAAACGAGATCTAGAAATGCGAATTACACGATTCTGTAAAGCATATCCTGCTGTTTTTGCAGATAAACCGGAGCAGTTGGCAAGTGTTGATTTACGGTATCCGCGCGGCATGGCGGTGCAATGGAAAAAATAA
- the ftsW gene encoding putative lipid II flippase FtsW — MQPRHYTQRGKPTHKPLALYDKWMMGAVLGLLIIGLMMVASSSVMISTKYYHQPFHFLIRQCCYLAAGFLVALVVMRIDSQIWEKLSMPLLLACLVMLMLVLIPGIGRSVNGSRRWLALGPIGIQVSELAKMTMIFYVAGYLVRQQKQIGASILGFIKPMIILGMVSVLLLLEPDFGATVVIAGTIMAMLFLAGVKLRYYIGLVILVGCCLAMLAVSSPYRVARLTAFLDPWADQFNSGYQLTQSLIAFGRGGWLGTGLGDSVQKLFYLPEAHTDFLFAVLAEELGLLGVLFVLILYSILVLRGLMIGYTAFCQDRLFAAFTAYGLTFWLGLQATINMGVNSGLLPTKGLTLPLLSYGGASMVVNCVVIALLLRIDHENRWQSLGLRKPTS, encoded by the coding sequence ATGCAACCCCGTCATTACACGCAACGTGGAAAACCAACCCACAAACCCTTAGCCCTTTATGACAAATGGATGATGGGGGCGGTGCTGGGCCTGCTGATCATTGGTCTGATGATGGTGGCTTCCAGTTCCGTCATGATTTCCACCAAGTATTATCATCAACCCTTTCATTTTCTCATTCGTCAATGCTGCTATCTGGCGGCCGGCTTTCTGGTGGCGCTGGTGGTGATGCGCATTGACAGTCAAATCTGGGAAAAACTGAGCATGCCGCTGCTGCTGGCCTGCCTGGTGATGCTGATGCTGGTTTTAATCCCCGGTATCGGACGTTCCGTCAACGGCAGCCGCCGCTGGCTGGCTTTGGGTCCCATTGGCATTCAGGTGTCTGAATTGGCGAAAATGACCATGATTTTTTACGTGGCGGGCTATCTCGTTCGTCAACAAAAACAGATAGGCGCCAGTATTTTGGGTTTTATCAAGCCCATGATCATTCTGGGCATGGTCTCGGTTCTGTTGTTACTGGAGCCTGATTTCGGCGCCACCGTGGTCATCGCCGGTACCATCATGGCCATGCTCTTTTTAGCCGGGGTGAAGCTGCGTTATTACATTGGTTTGGTTATCTTAGTCGGCTGCTGCCTTGCCATGCTCGCGGTGTCGTCGCCTTACCGGGTCGCACGATTAACCGCGTTTCTCGATCCCTGGGCGGATCAATTTAACAGCGGTTACCAGTTGACCCAATCGCTGATTGCGTTTGGCCGTGGTGGCTGGCTGGGGACTGGTCTCGGGGATAGTGTTCAAAAATTGTTTTATTTGCCGGAAGCGCACACGGATTTTCTATTTGCTGTGCTGGCTGAAGAATTAGGGTTGCTGGGCGTCCTGTTCGTATTAATTTTGTATAGTATACTGGTGCTTAGAGGACTGATGATTGGCTACACCGCCTTTTGTCAGGATCGGCTCTTCGCCGCATTTACGGCTTATGGCTTGACCTTCTGGTTAGGGTTGCAGGCAACAATTAACATGGGGGTCAATTCAGGTTTGCTGCCAACAAAGGGATTAACCTTGCCGCTGTTAAGTTATGGCGGTGCGAGTATGGTGGTTAATTGTGTGGTTATCGCATTGTTATTGCGGATTGATCATGAAAATCGTTGGCAATCTTTGGGATTGAGAAAGCCGACTTCATAA
- the ftsZ gene encoding cell division protein FtsZ, giving the protein MFELMESQDNSAVIKVVGVGGGGGNALEHMVAENIDGVEFICANTDAQALKNSNAKIHIQLGDNLTKGLGAGANPRIGREAAEEDRERIREVLEGADMVFITAGMGGGTGTGAAPVFAEVAKELNILTVAVVTKPFSFEGKQRALAAEEGIRRLAEHVDSLITIPNNKLLSVLGKNISLLNAFKAANNVLLGAVKGISDLITRPGLINVDFADVRTVMSEMGMAMMGTGSATGEQRARQAAEAAIASPLLEDVNFSGAKGILVNITAGLDMSIGEFEEVGDVVKEFISDDATVVVGTVIDPDMTDEMRVTVIVTGLGDSRPRGQQQSASSQQPAKSRFAESTRSDGSLDYHQLDRPAVIRKQAAAPATTTSTKAVSESVPDVDYLDIPAFLRRQEEHVD; this is encoded by the coding sequence ATGTTTGAACTAATGGAAAGCCAAGATAACAGTGCCGTCATTAAGGTTGTGGGTGTCGGCGGCGGCGGTGGTAACGCGCTGGAGCATATGGTCGCTGAAAATATTGACGGTGTAGAGTTTATTTGCGCGAACACCGATGCCCAGGCATTGAAAAATTCCAATGCTAAAATTCATATTCAGCTTGGTGATAATCTAACCAAAGGCCTCGGCGCCGGCGCCAATCCACGCATTGGCCGCGAAGCGGCTGAAGAAGACCGCGAGCGTATCCGTGAAGTGCTGGAAGGCGCAGACATGGTCTTTATTACGGCCGGTATGGGCGGTGGTACCGGTACGGGAGCGGCTCCAGTCTTTGCTGAAGTAGCCAAAGAATTGAACATCTTAACCGTGGCTGTGGTAACCAAACCGTTCTCGTTTGAAGGCAAACAGCGTGCCTTGGCGGCTGAGGAAGGCATTCGCCGGCTGGCTGAACATGTCGATTCATTAATCACCATCCCCAACAATAAACTGCTCAGCGTACTCGGCAAAAACATCAGTCTGCTCAACGCCTTTAAAGCAGCGAATAACGTCTTGTTGGGTGCGGTAAAAGGGATTTCCGATCTGATTACCCGCCCTGGTCTGATTAACGTCGACTTCGCTGACGTTCGCACCGTGATGTCTGAAATGGGCATGGCGATGATGGGTACAGGCAGTGCCACAGGCGAACAGCGCGCCCGCCAGGCCGCCGAAGCGGCGATTGCGTCCCCGTTGCTTGAGGATGTGAACTTCTCCGGGGCAAAAGGGATTCTGGTAAACATTACTGCGGGTCTTGACATGTCCATTGGCGAATTTGAAGAAGTGGGCGATGTGGTGAAAGAATTCATTTCCGATGATGCGACCGTGGTGGTCGGTACCGTGATTGATCCTGACATGACGGACGAAATGAGAGTGACGGTGATTGTAACAGGCCTTGGCGACTCACGTCCGCGCGGTCAACAGCAATCGGCCTCAAGCCAACAACCGGCCAAATCCCGTTTTGCAGAGTCTACCCGCAGTGACGGGTCCCTGGATTATCACCAACTGGATCGTCCAGCAGTGATTCGCAAGCAGGCTGCCGCCCCTGCAACCACCACGTCAACCAAGGCCGTATCGGAGTCTGTACCGGATGTTGATTACCTTGATATACCAGCGTTTCTTCGTCGACAAGAAGAGCATGTTGATTAA
- a CDS encoding D-alanine--D-alanine ligase family protein: MSELVNLALLYGGKSGEHEVSLVSAASVLAQLDARKYRIIPIGMDKEGRCYLNDYQELLAHKHSLPVKTASSQALPSLLIDGRLAVDADVVFPVVHGPLHEDGCLQGLLELAGVAYVGSDVLSSAIGMDKDMARRLACDTRIRSARYRLLSWHSNAAERQQFCQNVVSDLGWPLFVKPCSLGSSVGIHKAKTMTELAHAVEDALRYDETILVEEFIQGREIELSVLENTNPSAAPRVSVAGEICVHHADGFYSYAAKYIESAATDLHVPAQLDNSLLKELQAIAGEIFTRLKCKGMARVDFFVNDKTGDIYFNEINTLPGFTPISMYPKLWQASGLGYPELLEELISLARIHHRCREQLVTNYQ, translated from the coding sequence ATGTCTGAACTGGTCAACCTGGCCTTACTTTATGGGGGCAAATCGGGGGAGCATGAAGTTTCCCTTGTTTCCGCTGCCTCCGTTTTAGCCCAACTCGATGCCCGAAAGTATCGTATTATTCCTATCGGCATGGATAAAGAAGGGCGCTGTTACCTGAATGATTATCAGGAACTGTTGGCGCATAAGCACAGCTTACCGGTAAAAACCGCTTCCTCCCAGGCATTACCCAGCCTCTTGATTGATGGGCGTTTGGCTGTGGATGCGGACGTGGTATTTCCTGTTGTGCATGGTCCCCTGCATGAAGACGGTTGTTTACAGGGACTGCTGGAGTTGGCCGGTGTCGCCTATGTTGGATCGGATGTTCTGTCATCAGCCATCGGCATGGACAAGGACATGGCTCGTCGCCTGGCCTGCGATACGCGTATCCGTTCCGCCCGTTACCGTCTTTTATCCTGGCACAGCAATGCAGCCGAGCGTCAACAATTCTGCCAGAATGTGGTGTCTGATCTTGGCTGGCCTTTGTTTGTTAAACCCTGTTCGTTAGGGTCCAGTGTGGGTATTCACAAAGCGAAGACGATGACCGAACTCGCTCACGCTGTCGAAGATGCGTTACGCTACGATGAGACCATTCTGGTCGAAGAGTTTATTCAAGGGCGTGAAATTGAATTGTCCGTACTTGAAAATACCAATCCCTCCGCTGCGCCGCGCGTCAGTGTTGCCGGGGAGATTTGTGTCCATCATGCGGATGGGTTTTATTCCTACGCGGCTAAATACATCGAAAGCGCCGCAACGGATCTTCATGTTCCTGCTCAATTGGACAATTCCTTGTTGAAGGAGTTACAAGCCATTGCCGGCGAGATATTTACCCGCTTAAAATGTAAGGGCATGGCGCGTGTGGATTTCTTTGTCAATGACAAAACGGGTGATATTTATTTTAATGAAATCAATACTCTGCCCGGTTTTACGCCCATCAGCATGTATCCCAAGTTATGGCAGGCCAGTGGGCTTGGTTACCCTGAGCTGCTTGAGGAATTGATTTCCCTTGCCAGGATACATCATCGTTGCAGGGAGCAACTGGTAACTAATTACCAATAA
- the murC gene encoding UDP-N-acetylmuramate--L-alanine ligase has protein sequence MDSSGQFLSPRMGRVEQIHFVGIGGAGMCGIAEVLHNEGYRITGSDISENKVVARLQSLGIAVAIGHRVENIQGADVVVRSTAVSSDNPEIIAAKEQLIPVIPRAAMLAELMRFRHGIAIAGTHGKTTTTSLVSSLLAEGGLDPSYVIGGKLNSSGSNAQLGHSAYFVAEADESDASFLFLKPMMAVVTNIDADHMSTYEDNFDKLRNTFVEFLHHLPFYGLAVLCLEDEEVRRILPLIQRPTMTYGFREEAHYRAINWTQTGLSSEFTVLRPRGLKPLDIKFQWPGRHNVLNALAAIAIASELNVNDDAIVCGLAKFQGVGRRFQILGERQFEHASATVVDDYGHHPQEIRTTLDAFRRVWPDKRLVHIFQPHRYSRTKDLFDQFVDVLSIAEELLLLDIYSAGEEPIPGISSEALLKKIRTIRPNARLVNDQNLVKTLDELIANGDVILMQGAGSIGQMAQNLMQTVREPA, from the coding sequence GTGGATAGCTCAGGACAATTTCTTTCGCCAAGGATGGGGCGTGTAGAACAGATTCATTTCGTCGGGATCGGCGGTGCCGGCATGTGCGGCATTGCTGAAGTGCTTCATAATGAAGGATATCGCATTACCGGATCGGATATCAGCGAAAACAAAGTGGTTGCCCGTTTGCAATCCCTGGGCATTGCGGTGGCCATTGGCCATCGTGTGGAAAACATCCAGGGAGCCGATGTCGTTGTTCGGTCCACTGCCGTCAGCTCAGATAATCCGGAAATCATTGCGGCCAAAGAACAGTTAATCCCGGTTATTCCACGCGCGGCCATGTTGGCTGAATTGATGCGTTTCCGTCACGGCATTGCCATCGCGGGGACGCACGGCAAAACCACCACCACCAGCTTGGTCAGCAGTCTTCTGGCGGAAGGCGGCCTGGATCCGAGTTATGTTATTGGCGGAAAATTAAACAGCTCCGGCAGCAATGCGCAATTGGGACATTCCGCTTATTTTGTGGCGGAAGCCGATGAAAGCGATGCCTCGTTTCTGTTCTTAAAACCGATGATGGCGGTCGTGACCAACATTGACGCTGACCACATGAGCACGTATGAAGATAACTTCGATAAGCTGCGTAACACGTTTGTGGAGTTTCTGCATCACCTGCCTTTCTACGGCCTTGCCGTGTTATGCCTTGAAGACGAAGAGGTTCGCCGTATCCTGCCGTTGATTCAGCGCCCGACCATGACGTATGGTTTTCGTGAAGAAGCCCATTATCGCGCCATCAATTGGACTCAAACGGGTTTAAGCAGTGAATTTACGGTGTTAAGACCCAGAGGATTAAAGCCTCTGGACATTAAATTCCAGTGGCCGGGACGCCATAACGTGCTTAATGCCCTGGCAGCCATTGCCATTGCTTCTGAGCTCAATGTCAATGATGACGCCATTGTCTGCGGTCTGGCTAAATTCCAGGGCGTGGGACGACGCTTCCAGATTTTAGGCGAACGCCAGTTTGAACACGCCAGCGCGACGGTGGTTGATGATTATGGCCATCACCCGCAGGAGATTCGAACGACGCTCGATGCTTTCCGCCGCGTGTGGCCCGACAAGCGTCTGGTTCATATTTTTCAGCCACACCGTTACAGCCGTACCAAAGATTTGTTTGATCAGTTCGTGGATGTATTGAGTATCGCTGAGGAATTATTGTTGCTGGATATTTATTCTGCCGGCGAAGAACCCATTCCCGGGATCAGCAGCGAAGCCTTGTTAAAGAAAATCCGCACCATCCGCCCCAATGCCCGATTGGTGAATGATCAGAACCTGGTCAAAACCCTGGATGAATTGATTGCCAATGGCGATGTTATCCTCATGCAGGGGGCTGGCAGTATAGGTCAGATGGCGCAAAATTTAATGCAAACCGTGCGAGAACCAGCGTGA